The stretch of DNA GCGGTGATCGGGGCCGCCTTCGGCCTTCAGCCGCAGCCCGTCCCACGTCACCTCGGCGCCCGGCAGCGGGACACGGCCAAGCTCCAACGCCACCAGGCCGCCGACCGTGTCGACGTCGAGATCCTCATCGAACGAGATGTCATACAGCTCGCCAAGGTCTTCGATGGACAGCCGCGCCGACACCCGAAAGTGCTTGTCGCCCAGGTCTTCCACCGGTGCGACCTCGTCGGTGTCGTACTCGTCGGCGATTTCGCCGACGATCTCCTCGAGCACGTCCTCGATGGTGACCAGTCCCGCGATCGCGCCGTACTCGTCGACCAGCAACACCATGTGCACGCGATCGCGCTGCATCTCGCGCAGCAGCGCATCCAGCGGTTTGGAGTCCGGCACGAACACCGCGGGGCGCATCACCGCGGACACCTTGGTATCGCGGCCCCCGTTGGTCGAGTAATACGTCTTCTGCACAAGGTCTTTGAGGTAGACCACGCCGACGACATCGTCGACGTTCTCGCCGATGACCGGGATCCGCGAGTGACCGCTGCGCACCGCCAGCGACGTGGCCTGCCCGGCCGTCTTGTCGTTCTCGATCCACACCATCTCGGTGCGCGGCACCATCACCTCACGGGCGGGGGTGTCGCCGAGTTCGAAGACCGACTGGATCATCCGTCGCTCGTCGTCGGCCACCACGCCGCGCTGCTGCGCCAGGTCCACGACCTCACGCAGCTCGATTTCGGAGGCGAACGGACCGTTGCGGAAACCGCGGCCGGGTGTCAGCGCGTTACCGATCAACACCAGCAGCCGGCTGATCGGGGTGAGCAATACCGAAATCGCCTGCAGCGGAAGGGCGGCCACCAACGAGATGCTGTACGCGTTCTGCCGTCCAACCGTACGGGGTCCGACGCCGATCGCGACGAAGCTGACCACCACCATGATCGCGGCGGCGGTGAACAACCCCCAGCCGACACCAAGCAGGCCGTCCAGATAGGCGACGAGAAGCACCGTCGCCGTCACTTCGCATGTGATACGCAGCAGCACAACAAGATTGATGTATCGCGGCCGCTCCACCATGACGCGTGCCAACCGCACCGCTCCCGGCCGCTCGTCGCGCACGAGCTCCTCGACACGGGCCACCGACACCGTGCTGATGGCGGCGTCGATCGCTGCGAACAGTCCGCCGAGGCCGATGAGCGCGATCGCGCCGACGAGCGGGCCGATGCCGGTCACGGCTCGTCGAAGTATCGGGACGTATCCAGTAGCCGTCGATCCTTCTCGGACTTGCGGTCCTGGTGGTACGCCTCGACCTGGTCGGCCACCCACTCCTCGAGCAGTTGGCGCTGCAGGGCGAACATTTCTTTTTCCTCGTCCGGCTCGGCATGGTCGTAGCCGAGCAGGTGCAGCACGCCGTGCACGGTCAACAGCGCGAGCTCCTGCCCCAGCGTATGGCCGGCCGCGCTGGCCTGCTTCGCCGCGAATTCCGGGCACAGCACGATGTCACCCAGCATGGACGGCCC from Mycobacterium sp. JS623 encodes:
- the ybeY gene encoding rRNA maturation RNase YbeY, coding for MSIEVSNESGIDVSEEELISVARFVIRKMKVNPSAELSMVLLDTAAMADLHMRWMDLPGPTDVMSFPMDELEPGGRPDAPEPGPSMLGDIVLCPEFAAKQASAAGHTLGQELALLTVHGVLHLLGYDHAEPDEEKEMFALQRQLLEEWVADQVEAYHQDRKSEKDRRLLDTSRYFDEP
- a CDS encoding hemolysin family protein, with protein sequence MTGIGPLVGAIALIGLGGLFAAIDAAISTVSVARVEELVRDERPGAVRLARVMVERPRYINLVVLLRITCEVTATVLLVAYLDGLLGVGWGLFTAAAIMVVVSFVAIGVGPRTVGRQNAYSISLVAALPLQAISVLLTPISRLLVLIGNALTPGRGFRNGPFASEIELREVVDLAQQRGVVADDERRMIQSVFELGDTPAREVMVPRTEMVWIENDKTAGQATSLAVRSGHSRIPVIGENVDDVVGVVYLKDLVQKTYYSTNGGRDTKVSAVMRPAVFVPDSKPLDALLREMQRDRVHMVLLVDEYGAIAGLVTIEDVLEEIVGEIADEYDTDEVAPVEDLGDKHFRVSARLSIEDLGELYDISFDEDLDVDTVGGLVALELGRVPLPGAEVTWDGLRLKAEGGPDHRGRVRIGTVLVSPTPESEERND